From the genome of Miscanthus floridulus cultivar M001 chromosome 10, ASM1932011v1, whole genome shotgun sequence, one region includes:
- the LOC136488919 gene encoding uncharacterized protein produces the protein MTEDQYNSDGEEIVKEEDKKKKSVPFNASISSSKNKSKGKAKKEESSDEECSHDESDDEALALFVRKFSKMMKKKGYGARKRRDHFKNKEYVRLCYKCKSHDHVVVDCPNNSDNEDNEKKEKKEKKEKKEKKMTFKKKRVDPMLSYGIVMPPPMMIQVMMTRHPRRRL, from the coding sequence atgaccgaggaccaatacaatagtgatggtgaagaaattgtgaaggaggaagacaagaagaagaagagtgtgccaTTCAATGCCAGCATTTCATCctccaagaacaagagcaagggcaaggctaagaaggaagaatcaagtgatgaagaatgctctcatgatgaaagtgatgatgaagcactagctctctttgtgcgcaagtttagtaagatgatgaagaagaaaggctatggtgcaagGAAGAGAAGAGACCACTTCAAGAACAAGGAGTATGTGAGGTTGTGTTACAAGTGCAAGAGCCACGATCATGTTGTAGTGGATTGTCccaacaatagtgacaatgaggataatgagaagaaggagaagaaagagaagaaggagaagaaagagaagaagatgaccttcaagaaaaaAAGGGTGGATCCTATGTTGTCatatgggatagtgatgcctccaccgatgatgattcaagtgatgatgacaaggcatccaagaagaaggctctag